Below is a genomic region from Ruania alba.
ACTGACGCAGCACGAGCGCGAGCTTCGCGCGCAGTGGTGTGCCGCTGGCCGAGAAGTACGTGAAGGTGAGGCCGAGCGATGCCACGACCGCCTTGAAAGAGTGCAGATCGCCCCAATGGAAGGTCACAGCCGGTGGTCGCGCATTCCCGCTGGCGGCATCGGAGCCGGGGAGCGAGGGGTCGATCTCCATCAGCTGCACGATCCGGCCGGTGTACTTCGTGACCGGGCTGCCGTCGTGAGTGGTGTCGAAGAACAGGTCGACGGCAAGCGAGCCGGGTTCCGAGCCCGCGTACCGGAGGCGAGGAACGCCGCGGCCGGGTCGGGTCGGGGCCTCCCAGCGGTTGCCCCTGCTCAGATGCAGCTGGGCCGGATTGAACAGACACGGCAGCTTCTCGCCCCCCTCGACCTCGAGGAACGCCTTCACCGGTCCGGTCTCAGCCATCTAGAACACCTCCATCCCGCGGCGCCAGGCTCGTCGCTCGGTCTCCTCCCGCAGCCTCTCCTCGACGACGGCCATCACCCGCTCGTCGAGTTCGGTGTCGAGCCATTCATCGACCCGGGTCAGGACGCGGTCCTCGAGGTCCCGCACCCAGGAGGGCTCGACGTTGGCACTGCTGCCACCGGGTTCACGCTCCTGGGCCGGCAGGAACGAATAGCTCATGCTCATCGGAGTGTCCTCTCGGCGGCGGGGGATCGATGGTG
It encodes:
- a CDS encoding LysM peptidoglycan-binding domain-containing protein, which encodes MAETGPVKAFLEVEGGEKLPCLFNPAQLHLSRGNRWEAPTRPGRGVPRLRYAGSEPGSLAVDLFFDTTHDGSPVTKYTGRIVQLMEIDPSLPGSDAASGNARPPAVTFHWGDLHSFKAVVASLGLTFTYFSASGTPLRAKLALVLRQYEESRAFGPQNPTSGTPQPQRVHRVLAGETLDRIAARYYGDATRWRVLADANGIADPLAVRPGTMLAVPRVEAS